A window of Coriobacteriia bacterium genomic DNA:
GGTGCACGCGTTGATTTCCTCGGACTCGTCGAGGCTCGTGAGCTCGCCCGTGTGCTTGAGCCACTTGGCGCCAAGCGTACCCATGTCCATGAGGCAGACGGGCTTCTCGTCGCGGCCGAGCTCGTGGCGCATCTCGAGGTAGCGCTCGAAAGCAGCCTGGACGTCGGCGTCATCGATCTGCACGTCATCGAGCTGCGTGCCAAACGTCGTGTGGCGGCAGTGGTCGCTCCAGTACGTGTCGACGACGCGAACCTCCGTGATGGTGGGGTCGCGACCCTCGTCGCGGAAGTACCGCTGAAAGAAGACGATGTCGGCCAGGTCCATGGCAAGGCCACGCTCGGCGATGAACGCGCGAAGCTCGTCCTCGTTCAGCTCGCGGAAGCCGGCGAGCACCTCAACGGACGTAGGCTTGGCAACCTCCATGTGCAGCGTCTCGCGCGGTGCGAGCGAAGCCTCGCGCGCCTCGACCGGGTTGATGACGTAGTGCTTGACGGCGCTCAGGGCTTCGTCAGTGCAGGCGCCCTCGATGACGTAGACCTTCGTGAAGCGCACCGTGGGTCGCTCGCCCTGGGAGATGAGCTGGATGCACTCCTCGGCCGACGAGGCGCGCTGATCGAACTGGCCAGGCAGGGCCTCGACGGCGAAGACGCGCACGTCCTCGGGCAGCGCGACGATGCCCGAGGCGCAGCGGCCTTCGCGGGCAAGCGTCTGAGAGGACTCGCTCGCCAGCAGCACGCCCTCGACCGGCAGCTCGCGCGTGGCGTTGTCGACCTGAGGCTCGCTGAACACCGTGGGCACGCACTGCTCGAACAGTTCGTCGCTGATGCCCTCGACGTCGTACATGTTGACGATGCGCACCGTAGCAAGCGGAGAGAGCCCGTCGGTCACGGCGCTGGAAAGCTCGCTTCTGAGCTGCTGCGCTTCGACGTCAAAGCCTGGCTTCTTCTCTACAAAGATACGCTGAACCATGCGGCTTTCCTTTCGGGAGAGCGAACCGGGCACACAACAAAAAGGACGCCCGCACCGAGTCGCACATGGCAACCGATGCGGGCGTCCCGGGCATCCATCTGGGTCTTACCGGCCCTTCGAGGCCGCGTACTCGCGAGCCGCCTTTGCGGCGGCCGCCTTGCGGGCCTCTTCGTCAGCCTGGGCTGCAGCGGCACCGGACGTCTCCGCCTCGGCGTCGGGCGAGACCTCCTTCACCGTCGTCGCGCCCTTTGCGTTCTTCTTGGCGGCGTTCTCGGCCTCGACCGCGGCAAGCGCAGCCTTGGACTTCGAGGCGTTCATGACCTGCGCGTAAGCAGCCTCGCCCGCGGCGTCAACCTCGGCAGCGGACTTCTTGGCCTTGCGCGCCTCCTTCTTGGCCTTCTTGGAGGCTTCCTTGGCGATGCGCTCCTGGTAGTTCTCCTCGATAATGCGCTCGACAGCCTTCTTCGACATGGAGTTCACCTGGTCGCGGAAGTGATTGCGACGCTTGCGCACAACGGTGAAGTCCATAGCCAGCGCGCCGATGATCGACGCATAGGCCAGCACGAGCACGACGATGGACAGCACCTGGCCGCCCACGTTGCTCGACAGCGTGACCCACGACAGCGCGGTGAACACGACGGCGGCCACGAGCAGGCCCCACCAGATCTTGCGGAGCTTCTTGTACTTGGCGTCGCGGTTGCACAGGATGGAACTCGCCGTATACAGCGTGTTCTCCTCCTCGCGCTGCTTCGCGCGCAGGGCCTTCTTCTCGTCCTTCGACATGTTTGCCTGGGCCATGGCGCGCGTGCGCGCCGTGCCGCCCGTCGGCTTCTTGGGAGCCATACGCACGGAGGAGGCAGCCGAGCGCGCCGGCTTCATGGAGGTCGCGCCCGAGCGCGTGGCGCCGGAGACGCCCTCCTTCTCCTTCGTGTAGCGGTCATTCATGGGGTTGCGACGTGCCATAACTAGCGACTCCCTGCGGGGTTGAAGGTCGTGCCGGTGATAAGCTCGTATGCCTCGACGTACTTCTCCGTCGTCTTGGCGATAACGTCGGCCGGCAGCGCGGGCGGCTCGCCGTTGAAGTCCCAGTTGGCCTTGAGCCAGTTGCGCACGAACTGCTTGTCGTAGCTGGGCTGCACCTTGCCGGGCTCGTAGCCCGCGGCCGGCCAGAAGCGGCTCGAGTCGGGCGTGATGCACTCGTCGATGAGCGTCACCTTGCCGTCGATGTAGCCGAACTCGAACTTCGTGTCGGCGATGATGATGCCCTGGCCGGCGGCATAGTCGGCAGCAGCCGTGTAGATCTTGAGCGACAGGTCGCGCAGCGTCTCGGCGAGCTCGGCGCCGTGCAGATCCACGAGCTTCTCGTACGAGATGTTCTCGTCGTGCTCGCCGATCTCGGCCTTCGTGGACGGCGTGAAGATGGGCTCGGCCAGCTTGGAGGCCTCGGTCAGGCCCTCCGGCAGCTTGATGCCGCACACGGTGCCGTCCTGGTCGTACGTCTTCTTGCCGCTGCCCGTGAGGTAGCCGCGCACGATGCACTCGACGAGGATGGGCTTGGCCTTCTTGACGATCATCGAGCGACCGGCCAGATAGTCGGCATAGGGCTGGAACTCCTGGGGCAGGTCGGCGACGTCGCAGCTCAGCATGTGGTTGGGCACGAGGTCGGCAAAGCGCTCGAACCAGAAGCGCGAGATCTGCGTGAGCACCTGGCCCTTGTGCGGGATCTCGTCCTTGAGGATGTAGTCGAAGGCGCTGATGCGGTCGGTCGCCACGATGAGCAGGCGATCACCCAGGTCGTACATGTCGCGAACCTTGCCCTGCGAGTCGGGCCTCAGAGCCACCTCTGACACGACGAGTCTCCTCTCGACGAAGAATGTGATATGGCCTGCCGTGTCTCCCCTAGCGCACCACAGGCAAAAGCGGCGACGCGGCGATATAGCGCACGCCTATTTTCCTCTTCGTATTCTAGAGCCCCGCCGCTGGCAGGTACGCCCGCACGCCCGAAAACCGCCCGCCTTCCTCAAAATCCCGAGGGTCAGCGGCCCAGGCGCGGACACTTCTGTTAATCCGGCCGCAGGCCACTCCCTAGAGCAGGAAGGAAGGCTCGCGATCCCGGGCTCAGTTCTCCTCGAGCTCGCTGGCAGCTCGCGAAAATGCCATACCGTCAGCAAGTCCCGACAGGATGGCAGCGAGCAGGGCGAGGCCCATGAGCGAGGCCGCCCACCATATGCTCACCTGCGTCGTGACGTCGCTCTCCAGGCCGGGCATCAGCAGGCTCCCCGCAACCAGGCCGACATAGATCGCCGCCGGCGCCATCGCAGCGCACAGACACGCGACGAGAGCGCCAGAGCGCAGGCACCCCGTGCCCTGGCGCCAGCGTGCAAACGACAGGACGCCCTGCACGACGAGCACGATCGCCGTCAGCCACAGCACATAGGCAGCGAGGTCCTTCCCGCCCGTGGCAACCATCGTGCCGAGAGTGTGAAGCGCATCACCCGGACTAAGGGATAGCGTCGCGGCAGCCTGAATGCCGATCGAGACGAGCCCCGCGGCGATCGGTACGGTCAGCAGCACCCAAAGCGCCCCGAACACGCAGGCCAGAACTCTGAGCACGAAGACGGCGCCACTCGAGCGGCCCCTGCGCTCCAGGTACTCAGCACGCTCATACCAACCGCCCGTCTCATCGGCGTCGAGATCGCGACGTTCGTCGAGCTCATACCCTTGGGACGCGAGCTGAACGTCGATAGCAGCCGTGTCGGGACCGGCAAGGCGGTCATAGCGCGCGGCAGCTATCGTGGCAACCGCGGCGCAGAAGAACGCGTACATCGGCCAAGACGTCGGCCAGAACACGAGCAGGCCCCTGGCGGAGTAGAACATGAAGATAGCCGGCCCCGCAATGAACGCGGCAAACGCAACGAGCCCCAGCCCTCCGCGCAGCAGGCCGACGCCGCCACGGAAACGGAACACGCGCACTATGCCAATGACAATAAGCACGAGCGCCGCCGCGCATATGGCGCTGACCGCCACAAAGAGCAGTGCAGCTCCGATGGACTCCCCCGCCAGAGCGCCGACAACGCCCGGAACGCCAGCTATGCCTGGCGGCACCTCAGCCAGGCGTTCGAGTGCGGCATCAGGTACGCGGCGAGACGACCCCGCAGGCGCCCCCACGTACAGAGACCACGGCATGAGGAGGCACAGAGCGGTATATACCGAAAAGATCAGGCAGACGACGCGACTTGGGACTCCAGCACGAGGATCCCTGGCATGGGCGTGCGACGAAAAAGCGCTCATGAAGTACCCCCCCCCATCGACGGAGAGCAGGTTAATGCCGCAAGCTTACCATGGAATCCCCGGGAGCGCGCCGCTCGTAACCAGAGTGCAATTCGGCGGTCAGAAACAGAGCTCGTGTACTGACCGCTGCACCCGACCCGCATGCCGCCGATATCTCGCGAGACGTCCACCTGCGACGATGCGCCTCGCACGTGACGCACGCGGGACAACCGCCATACACAAGCCCGGATCTCGGCCAGATTCCAGGCCTGCGGCTACAAAAGCCTCCCAAACAGGCGCAAAACGCGCCCCCACAGGCAGATAAACGCCCCTACTCGTTCGCAGGCTTTGGCTGCGTGCGCGGAATGATGATCGTGAACGTCGTGCCCTTGCCGACCTCGGACGTCACGTCGACATGGCCGTGGTGGCAGTCGATGATCTCCTTCGTCACGGCAAGGCCCACGCCCAGTCCGCCCTTCGCGCGGTTGCGGCTCTCCTCGGCGCGCCAGAAGCGGCTGAACACGCGGTTGAGGTTCTCCTTAGAGATGCCGATGCCCGTGTCCGTCACGCCGATGCGTGCCTCGTCCTCATCGCCATCGATCCAAATCGTCACGCGACCGGGCGCCGGCGTATAGCGCATGGCGTTGGACAGCAGGTTCGTCACGGCCTGCGTGATCGTGTCGCGATCGAGCTCGGCCTCGAACTCGTCGTCCCCCGTGCGGTTCTCGAACGTCAGCTCCAGACCCGCGCCGGCGAGCAGCGCCAGGTGGGAGCTCGCAATCCCGCGCAGGAAGTCCACGACGTCGATCGCCCCGAAGTGCATGCGTACCGAGCCGCTCTCGAGGCGCGACAGGCGCAGCATGCTGTCAACAAGGCGCGACAGGCGCTTCGTCTCGCTGTCCACGAGCGCGAGGTGCTCTTGGTCGCACGGCATGACCTCGTCCTGCATGGCCTCGACCGTCGCCATGATGGACATGAGCGGCGTGCGCAGCTCGTGAGCCACGTCGGCTGTCAGACGCTTTTCGAGCTCGCGGTCGCGCTCGAGCACGGTCGCCATCTCGTCGAACGTCTCGCCGAGCTGGCCGATGTCGTCGGGGCCGGTGATGCCCGTGCGGGCCGTGAGGTCACCCTCCTTGATGATCTGCGCCGTCGAGGAGATGCGGCGCACCGGCTTCGTGAGCGCACGCGAGAAGCCAAAGCCCATGCCGATGGCGATGACGAGCGCGATGGCCGCCGCCACAACGATGCCGTACAGCGAGTTCTCCCGGAAGCTGACGTCCTTGGCCGTGAGCAGCGCGTCGGAGCCCATGGCCCACACGTTGACCGTGCCCACGCGCGCGCCTGTCTTGCTGAGGATCGGCTCCGTCACCATGGACGACGCATCGGGCGCCAGCGAGACCTCGCTGTCGAGGATCCACGTGTTGTCGTAGATGGGCACGCCGCTGCTGTTGAGCACCTGGATGCCCACGCCGTCGAACAGGTTCGTCACCGTCAGCACGCTCTGCAGCTCAGACACGTCCCAGTAGCTGCGCAGGTCGTACTCGTGGCCAAGGGACACGGCGGCGGATGACGCCATGGCTTCCATGTTGTCGCGCGTGTACGTGTTGAATTGGCCGCTCCACACCACGGAGAGCACGGCAACGAACAGGATGGACGTCACGAGCGTCACGGCGCCAAAAGAAAGCGCCACCCGCCCTCTGAACGTGAGCGAGCGACGCTTGCCTGACTTCTTGACTGTGGGGCCGAACGATGCGGACGTCCCGACCTCTGAGGTCTCGCCCTCACTGGCATTCGTGTCCGTACGCATACGAAACCCCGCCCCTCGTCACCGGAGCGGGACGCGTATCCGGCTCCGACCCCTTTTGCCTGCTACTCCTTCTTGTCGGCGTCCGCCTCGGCGGCATCCTTCTTGGGAGCCTCGAAGCGGTAGCCCACGCCGTGCACCGTGTAAAGCCACTTGGGATTGCGCGGGTCGTCGCCGAGCTTGGCACGCAGGTTCTTGACGTGGCTGTCGATCGTGCGCTCGTAGCCCTCGAAGTCGTAGCCGAGCACCTTCTCAACGAGCTCCATGCGCGTGTAGACGCGGCCCGGGTAACGCGCCAGCGTCGTAAGCAGCTTGAACTCGGAGGCCGTGAGCTCGACCTCGCGCTTGTCGACCTCGACCTTGTGGCCGGAGACGTCGATGACGAGATCGCCGAAGTCGAGCACCTCGAGCTGAGGCTCGGAGTCGAGGTGCGTACGGCGCAGCAAAGCGCGCACGCGGGCCACGAGCTCACGCGGAGAGAACGGCTTGATGAGGTAGTCGTCGGCGCCAAGCTCCAGGCCGATGATGCGATCCTCGACCTCGCCCTTCGCCGTCAGCATGATGATCGGCACCTCGGAGTTATCGCGGATTGCGCGGCACACGCGCTCGCCGGACAGCTTCGGGAGCATCAGGTCGAGGATGACCAGGTCGAACTGATGCTTCTCGAACTCCTCGACGGCGCTCTGGCCATCGCCGACACCCACGACGGAGTACTTCTCGCGCTCCAGGTAGGCGGTCACGGCGTCACGAATGGCTTTTTCGTCCTCAACGAGGAGGATCCTGCGGGCATCTTGAGGCATTGCAAACTCTCCTTGTGTGAGTCGCGGCGTTTGACATCACAGGTTGAGAATCCACCGAATACTGGATTCTTCGAACCATTGTACCCTAACTTAACGAAAATAGACGGACAAGAACTTTACTAGGAATCCCCGAGGATTCATCCTTGACCGTCGCATACGTTACGAACAGCTGTGACGTGCCCGACGAGGCCGGATAGTCGCCGTAGTCGACGCAGTTGCTGACCGACGATATGCGCCCGTAGCGCTTGGCGCGCACGTCGACGACGAAGTAGATCAGCTGGCTGCGCACGAGGTAGAGGCCGCCCACGAAGCCAATCTGGGCCGACGGTTCGCGCACGACGTTCAGAAACGGTCCCTCGCTCGGGCCAATGAGGTAGCCCATGGCGCCGAGCAGGCCACCGTAGCCATAGTTCGCCTCGATGGAAAACGCGAAGTCGTCCCCGATGTGCGTCGCGAGAAACGGGCGCACGGACATGGGCAGCACAAGCTGATCGAGCTGGCGGTTGTCGTCGTCGAGGTCGATGGCCGTCAACCCGTAGTAGACGCCCCGGTCGGCGTTGACGCGCGGCGCGATCGTAAGCACGCCCTCGCTGATAGAGGGGGCGCAGGCGAAGCGGCCGGGAGATGTGTACACGAGCGCGCCTGAGTCCGAACCACGCCGCCAGACATAGGCGCGCGAGCTCTCCGTGACGTGGGGCCCGTTCGGATCGGGCATGACCTGCCAGACGACACGGTTCTCCCAGACGGCGAACTGGGGAGGGAGCCAGTCGGCGTCACCCGAGCCCAGCTGCACGACGTCCTCGTTGGTCGACAGCGGCGAGCCATCAAACGGGGCCGCGTAGAACACCCACTCGTCCGTCGCGTTGTTCGTCTCGACCCAGGCGATGACGCGTTCCGTGAGGTGGCATTCG
This region includes:
- a CDS encoding phosphoribosylaminoimidazolesuccinocarboxamide synthase, giving the protein MSEVALRPDSQGKVRDMYDLGDRLLIVATDRISAFDYILKDEIPHKGQVLTQISRFWFERFADLVPNHMLSCDVADLPQEFQPYADYLAGRSMIVKKAKPILVECIVRGYLTGSGKKTYDQDGTVCGIKLPEGLTEASKLAEPIFTPSTKAEIGEHDENISYEKLVDLHGAELAETLRDLSLKIYTAAADYAAGQGIIIADTKFEFGYIDGKVTLIDECITPDSSRFWPAAGYEPGKVQPSYDKQFVRNWLKANWDFNGEPPALPADVIAKTTEKYVEAYELITGTTFNPAGSR
- a CDS encoding HAMP domain-containing histidine kinase; protein product: MALSFGAVTLVTSILFVAVLSVVWSGQFNTYTRDNMEAMASSAAVSLGHEYDLRSYWDVSELQSVLTVTNLFDGVGIQVLNSSGVPIYDNTWILDSEVSLAPDASSMVTEPILSKTGARVGTVNVWAMGSDALLTAKDVSFRENSLYGIVVAAAIALVIAIGMGFGFSRALTKPVRRISSTAQIIKEGDLTARTGITGPDDIGQLGETFDEMATVLERDRELEKRLTADVAHELRTPLMSIMATVEAMQDEVMPCDQEHLALVDSETKRLSRLVDSMLRLSRLESGSVRMHFGAIDVVDFLRGIASSHLALLAGAGLELTFENRTGDDEFEAELDRDTITQAVTNLLSNAMRYTPAPGRVTIWIDGDEDEARIGVTDTGIGISKENLNRVFSRFWRAEESRNRAKGGLGVGLAVTKEIIDCHHGHVDVTSEVGKGTTFTIIIPRTQPKPANE
- a CDS encoding response regulator transcription factor, with the translated sequence MPQDARRILLVEDEKAIRDAVTAYLEREKYSVVGVGDGQSAVEEFEKHQFDLVILDLMLPKLSGERVCRAIRDNSEVPIIMLTAKGEVEDRIIGLELGADDYLIKPFSPRELVARVRALLRRTHLDSEPQLEVLDFGDLVIDVSGHKVEVDKREVELTASEFKLLTTLARYPGRVYTRMELVEKVLGYDFEGYERTIDSHVKNLRAKLGDDPRNPKWLYTVHGVGYRFEAPKKDAAEADADKKE
- a CDS encoding Tat pathway signal protein, whose protein sequence is MAHVDGGDREPLAPEDGVRVGPSLLTRREFAAAAAATAASALAARAALADEQGDGEASASSLDADDSSAQSGESADQTYDNAIDVLKTYEDETATLTYEPLATFELPLGCVVSSDCDTRAAVLQANDSARPLTLIGCLDYSLGNYSIVLDHPLAGDGYAPSECHLTERVIAWVETNNATDEWVFYAAPFDGSPLSTNEDVVQLGSGDADWLPPQFAVWENRVVWQVMPDPNGPHVTESSRAYVWRRGSDSGALVYTSPGRFACAPSISEGVLTIAPRVNADRGVYYGLTAIDLDDDNRQLDQLVLPMSVRPFLATHIGDDFAFSIEANYGYGGLLGAMGYLIGPSEGPFLNVVREPSAQIGFVGGLYLVRSQLIYFVVDVRAKRYGRISSVSNCVDYGDYPASSGTSQLFVTYATVKDESSGIPSKVLVRLFSLS